The sequence CGTTCCATATCATCTATGGTTTCCCGATTTTCAATTGATGGGTTCGAGGAATCAATCAACACTGTGGACTCTTGCCAAAAATCCAGCTCGTAAGCGCTTGTGTCgtcaattttttctcatttgctCCCCGATTTCGTCCACTCATGTTGGAAACCGAAGCGTGTAATTGTAAGATGTACCTTTTTCGAATTATCTGTCGTTCAACTTTATAATAACGATACCTGCGCCTGGGATTTTGATAAGATACTTTAAACACGTTGAATCTTTATGTTGTCAAGTTGCTTCCCAATACATCATCAGTCGAATTTCCTCCTTATTCTCAGCAGATATTTACTGCGACTGTGGCCGTTCAGCCACTCACAGTTAATCCGACCGTGCATTCAAATTAAAGCGATGACATCGGACGTCAGGCCCAGCGGCGTCAACTGCGCGCGAGATTTCACTCCAATCTCAGCATTCTTGTATTAGCCGAGCGATTCATTTCCATCGCGTGTATCAGATTATTTTCTGAAATCAGGCCCAGTGTGTGACGTTGCCCGTATTAACCCGTGAATGAAGTGAATTGCAATTACCCCACTCTCTCGGCAATCACACTTCTTCTGTCAATCGATGTGAATGCACCAGGAGTTGAAATTGACACAGTCTCGTTAATTTCGCCGACGCCGGCTTTAAAAACAAGTCGTAGTTGTACCTTAATTTGACTGACCATCGGCCGTGTTTCGCGCCAAAGCATGCCTTCCCCGTATGAAAAAGTGATCCTGGTATCTgacgtgaaaaaaaaaatcaagcacgcGCCTGTCCACTTACGCGGGATTGTAAATGTTAATGCTTGCAGGTCAAACACAAGCTGAGTGCTCGGTTCGATATGGTGATTTAGTAGTTTACAAAACACAATTAGTATCTTGGAGACCGTGTCGTATTTCCTGAGTTGCTCCATTGTTCACATTTTAAGTCACCGTAATTGTGACGTTTACAGTGAGTACACATCCTTTGTAACGTCAAAAACCTGGAGATGTGtgtacatttcaaaaattgtcacgaattcttcaaatattttcatattgggagaaaaaatgtacattttcccAGGAAGTCTTAACCCTTCCAGTATTGATTGAGTTATTTATGACTCTGAATAGACGGACCTCCAAACACTCTTAACGAGGAAGGAATTTCTAAAGGTTCGCATGAATGTAGGTCAACTTGAAGGGTACAAATATCGTAGAAAATTTATCCATCGCTATATTCCGCCAAATTACTGAACATATGTTTGTGTGCATCACCAAAGCGTGGCCACCCTCCGAAAATAGCCTTGCTGTGTTTTCAGGCTGGTGGAGGGTGTCCGTAAGACCTAATTCATTTGTTCACTTTTCTGACAACCACGCATTGATTTCTCGTCTCATAATTTCTTTCATATCGCTCAATGCGTTTCCATTATCATCCTTCATGAATGCGCCGCTTTGTGAAAATTAATGAGGTCGCCTATGACgtaaaagcgtaatctaaattGCTAGAAAAACATCAATATTCGACTTTTAAGAAGGCCAGTCTGCATCAGCGACCATCCAAGTAGCGAATGGATGCAAGATGTAGACTTAACGAACACATTTCGTATTAATCAAGTGGACTTCCTCTGGTCTTTTTAATCAACGTGTAAATTTCACCGCGCGACCTGTATTTTATTGTCAACCTCTTCAATGCTATAAGCTGAGCTTCGTCACAGAGCTGAGAATCGTGACTCGAATACCAAAGACACCTTAAGGAATCAAGATTTGATAAAGGATTACTTTTTATTTAGCAAAGCGATCGCGTCTATCTCAGACTGTGAATGAAAACACGTTTTCCGCATTCTCTGCTGTTGACTCGAATGGATGATTTACTTGTCCACGCGCACGTTCTACTGCAAATTCATGCTACCGGCCTTAAGTTGTTTACAAAAAATCGAGACACGGGTATCCCTGTTTTTGTTCTGGATATTTGTATAATTATTGATCCCGATTGttcaaaaataaagatataCCTTTCTACAATTGGACCAGCCATTAACCAGCGCGCGTAAACATCATTGGGATGTTGTCCATGCGTCtgaccattgtctttcaaacgTCGTCGTGAGATACTGGTAATTCAAACATTAACTCACTTCGTGGACGACTTGGTTGGTATATTACTTCACAAGCGATTGGATGCGACTGAAATGTTGCCATGGCAGATTTCACATATTGCGCGAGTACAAACATCCACATTTGAGAGACGTGTCTTTTCCTCGCGAACGTGACTTGCATTCGTGCACGCAGTCTCAAAGCAACTGTCATTCGATATTTGTGCTagaatgttgtttttttcttcttcaacgACAGTGACAGTTATCGAGCCGAGTGACCGTCATCAGTGTGGGCGCATGCGCGTCTGTTTGAACGTCTTAATGTAATTAATTGACGAAGGGCAGCATTTATCCCCGTCAGCGCAACTACAACTGCCCCGCAATCCCGTGTAGAGTCCATAATCCGATCGTTACCGTCCGCCATAACTGTTATTCTACTATTAATGGATACAGGACCTATTTTGCTGCAAACTTCTCGAACACGATGCTCCGATGCCTGATTTTATTGATTATACCCCCAAACCATCGAGAGTTTTCTTGAAGCGGAGGGGAAAACACGCCAAACGAAAATCCAATCGACTTGTTCGACATTTGAATCGGGAGATGAGTGTGTGTGTTGAGAGATGGGGTAAGCAAATAAGATGACCTGGAAAACATCGCATTCTGTCTGACATTTAAAGCGTCCTAGATTTTTGGTTGAGTAATGAATGCATAAAAGCTGTCTCCCGGCTATACTCCCACTGACACAGTGTGCtaattctttcgtttttttctctctctcttttaaattttgcagctgCCTAAAGATCGCAGTATTCGTCTCAGAGTCATGCCCGAGCAGAGCAATGACTATCGGGTGGTGGTGTTCGGCGCCGGGGGTGTCGGCAAAAGCTCGCTCGTGCTACGTTTCGTGCGTGGCACGTTTCGCGAAAGCTACATCCCGACCATCGAAGATACATATCGCCAGGTCATCAGCTGCAACAAGAACGTGTGCACCCTTCAAATCACCGACACCACCGGTTCGCACCAGTTCCCGGCAATGCAGCGACTTTCGATATCCAAGGGCCACGCGTTCATCTTGGTGTACTCCATCACCAGCAGGCAGTCCCTCGAGGAGCTGAAACCCATCTTCGACGTCATCTGCGAGATCAAGGGCGATATCGACGGGATCCCGATCATGCTCGTCGGCAACAAATGCGACGAGGCCTGCAGAGAAGTATCGACGAAGGACGGTGCCGATATAGCGAAACAGTGGGGTTGCGCCTTCCTGGAAACTTCAGCCAAAACGAATTTCAACGTGAAGGAACTTTTTCAGGATCTCCTGCAGTTGGAAAAACGAAGGACAATGAGTTTGCAATTGGAAAGCAAGAAATCAAAGTCCCAAAAGAGGCGGGAAAAGCTGAAAGGAAAGTGTGTGGTTATGTGAGCGGACAAAGACATATTTGGCCAGAATTTCTTTAGTGGAGGAAAGAACTCTTTGGAGGGCGGACTTTGGACGCGACAACGAGTGATGAGCGAGTCTGGATGGTGGCGCGTCATCTAATGATGTAATCGATAGTTGGGGCAATCGGATGGTCGATTGAAGTATCTAGTAGATGATCGAGTATAGCTGTATTAACACTCGCCGGATGCTGGTCTTCCGGAATTGACAACTGCAGACTGAAGGGACAATGTCCGAATGTTAGCGAGAAAACGAACCTGTATATAGTGCCTATTTACAACCTTTTTAGAACTTTGTACCGAGGAGACATTTTTCcgcacaaaataaatcaaaaacagTGTGAGAGGAACATGAAGAGCTTCGCGGCGAAACGATAACCGTGATTTTGGAACTCGGTCTTGTAATTGAGCAAGCAAAATGTTCAATTGATACGACATTTGAAGTTTTTAGATCTCAACGGCgccaaaatttggcaaaagagGAGTCAGACTTTGTATTCATTATACAGGGCGTACATGTGTGTTTTCTTTCAGTCAAAGACTTCCATCGAAGTCTagcaattttttgaaatgttagctCGTTTTAAAGGAAGGGTGTATTATGAACCGCCGAGTCGTTTTCATGTGTTCGCATGATGTAATTGGAATCGACAAAGTGCCTTTTATAAAGAATTAGCGCGAGAACTGGAATGGCGTGCCGTTCCGTATGTGAATCACGTGACTTGTTTTTCAGTCTCCCCGTCATTTGCGGGTGTAACATCAACGGATTCAAAGTCGTAGTTCTTAAGCTCTGTGTCTCCATCTATCGCAAGTTCTGTACTGTTTTACGGGCCGTAAATCCAGCTCGTTGCTGCTTAAAAGTTTTCGATCAGAGCTACCAGTGCATTTCGAGGACtgttttaaaataataatttcgGGGTTGGAAAATAACACCAACGTTTGTACATAGAAACAAAATATTCCCACTGTTGTGTGTCCAATTGTCTAATTTGAATAATGCTCTTTACGAATTAGTGTATTTCTTAATAACGATTATCAATCTATCATGACTATTGttgatttttacagaaaaaatatgcGTATTTACACGAGACGATCTTGTTAAATTGAACAAACTTAACTCCGAATAAAAGAGAAATATTAACGGTCTATTTCTGGGTTGTCGTCTTTTACTTGCCGACAGAGAAGCTTGACCGAGCGCTTCAGATTGTTATGGCCATAAGGTATGACACTTCGCCCTGGGAAAAAGCTTACAGACAATTCGGTACCAAACATATAAGGTCAGAAGAGCAGAATCACCGTAAATTCACGAATGGTGCTCACAATATCAGGAAGACTGGAAAGCTGACCATGATGATGCACCATGGGAAGCTGTGTTGCTCAGGGAGAGTAACCGAGTGTGCAATTCGGAAGTTAGGGACACGTTGTAAGAATAGAACCCCGATACAAAGTCATGAGATCAATAAACACGTTTTGACGTAGATTCATCTATCGAATGAGCGATGGTTTAATAGACGACgtgtatgtgatatatatatatatatatatatatatatatatatatatatatatatatatatatatatatatatatatatgaaaagcTAGCAGACTATAGGCCTACAGTACATAGATTCACTGGAGATACGAATacacggacatacatacatacattatacatacatacacacgtacatacatacatacatacatacatacatacatacatacatacatacatacatacatacatacatacatgtacatacatgtacatacatacatacatacatacatacatacatacatacatacatacatacatacatacatacatacatacatacatacatacatacatacatacatacatacatacatacatacatacatacatacatacatacatacatacacgatGTAAATCTATTCAACACAAGTCATtggctagacttggttcaagtcggtgaatttttaaaaataaactcatttcttctcttgtgtctctcctacttcgtacaaacctattcggaatttggcagcccaggccagaTTTTCCCaacgattgaatgcgttacctttgagtctgcgcagtagtgagttagtttccgTTAGTTTAGTTATtgtgacaaatgtttatttgacagATTAATAGTGATATTTAAGGAAGATGATTCTTTGACAACGCAGCAGTTAGATAGCTTTTTCTCCCCAGATAATTCTTTTTCTTCAGTGCTCCGCTTATCACATGCTGCATGGCATACTGTCGCTTCCCGCGATACAAGGCATGTTCTCTTTGGTGGTGTTGTTGTTCAGTCACGGTCCCTGCAATCGAATTCCAAGAATATTCCTTTAGTAATGTGAAGGATAGCACGGCACAGTAAGAGGTTCTTTGTCCGTCAATCACTCAGAAATTACTTAACTTGCATACATTTGATCGCCTTCgttcattttcacatttaattttGTTCTAGCTATTTATGTCTCATATGAAATATAAGAACATTTCCGAAGACACCATGTTAATCCtttgggtgctgtaatttttcccgcgaAAATTTTAGAACAACTTTTATCAATTATTATGAATTGTTCTGAAATCTTGTAGGTAATTTTTGACCGAATGGACATCAAATTTTATTGGTTACACTTTTAAAATCAAACTTTGGGcaacaatctgaaaaaaatgactgggttacattttataaaggcgacaaaaattgatatGCGCTAAAGCTTAAAGTTGTTTACAATACTACAGACCTTGTAGAATTCTACTTATGTCGTGTTGCTGGTTGTCTGATGTTCGTTTATAGTTTCTAACCGCCTCGTTTCTGTGACCAGTTTTTTCACAAATCAGTTGTTCGTCAACACTGGCATCATACAGTCGTGTGGCTGCTGTGGCCCTCAAGGAGTGGTTTGTGTGATATCCTTCAAGTCCAGCTTTCTTGCAAAGACGGGCGACGGTAGAATTCAGAGCATTGTGTCCCAGTGGGCAATTGGTATACCAATAGGTTGCAGTTGAATTCGTAGAAGGATACAGATAGTAAGCATTGGCAGGCCGATTTGGAGGGCTAAAACAAAGTGTAGATAGCTTACTGTAAAGAAACCACTGACAGGGAGGGCGCTCTACATCTGTCATCTACGGAAACAGTGTCAGAACGCTGCGctactttttgacaaaattgtcatcccaccaaaattttcttCGACTTCTAAGTCGTGGAAGCACGAGTTTACTTGCTTATACGGTGAAGGAAACCAATTTTGTGCTACTTTCTACGCTTTTGGGTGCTTTCAGAGAAGGTTTCATCTCAACTCAGTTTTGGTCGCAACAAAGGAACCACACCCAGCATGGCTGCCAGTGTTACCACTGCACGAAGTTACGCACAAGTGGCTCATACGAATGTAGACGCTGAGTTTGGTGAAGAAAGAAAGTCTGTCCTGTTCCTGAAACAGTCAGATGTTGTCAAGGCAGAAACCAGCAATGGTTAAAAAGAGATGAGGAAATCCTTGCTGGTATTGCAGAGGTCGTGCCAATTGACAATATTGACGGCTTGCAGCGAATTCGAGGACTTTGGAGAATATACCCCAAAGACAATGCAGATAAGTTGATATTACTACAACACGGTTTGTCCCTACGTGGTAAAGCAGTAGAATTGTGGGACAAAAATCCATTTCGACGTGAATTACACGAAGATGGCATCAAGATCACCGTGAAAGATTTGCCGTTGTCTTTGGATGATCGTGTCATTGAGGGAGCTTTGACTGCTTTGGGCCTGAAAATTAAATCTCGGGTCAACAGACAAAGATGGAGAATCAATGGCAAGCTTACAAATATATGCAATGGGGATCGAACTGTATTTgctgaaaaaccaagcaaagaACTACCAAAGTTTACTAAAGTTGGCTTATTTACAGCAAGACTTTTCATCAATGCGCAAAATCAATCAGAAGCTGTCTGCAACAATTGCTTACAACCGGGTCATTATCGCTCCCGTTGTACAAATCCCACGAAATGCAGAATTTGTTTAGGTTGCGGACATCTTGCTAAAGAATGTGTTGCACAAAAACATGACAAGCAAACCGAACCGATTGTGAAAAGTGTTGAAACTACGTTATCAATGGCAGTGACGAATGGCTTAAATTCCGATGCGCCTCAACAGCCAATCACAGGACTTTCCAGCGATGAGGGAACTTTGACATCCCGGCCTTCATCTATTCCTGCAGAACCGGTGCTGGTACAACCGTCACAGTCATCGACTCCAACAGACAACGAACAAAGAGATTCGCGCCAAGAAGTACCTCGGTCAAGAGACTGTCGCAGAGGAAAAACCGGACGCGAACCCTCATCATCGGAACACCATATTACACAACGGTCGATAACTTCATTCTTCACTGAAAATCGGACTGTTTCGAGCGCTTCGCTTCGTGACGACTGCATACGAGACAGCGATTCACATGAAGATGAGTCTACGAACATCAGTGAGAGCGGCAACGAACATTTCGTCGATTGCGACACTACAAAAGAAGAAATGTCCGATCTATCGCCAGAATCGCCACCGATACTCCGAAGTAGCTCGAATACGGAATCAAGTGGAAGGAAGAAACGCAAAAGGAAGAGGAAACAAAGAAAACGATGAGTGACAAAATAAACATTATAACTTTAAATGTAAGAGGTTTAGGTAATAACACAAAACGTagagatatatatttcaatGGTTGAAACATCAAAAAGTAAAGTTTGCAATTTTACAAGAAGTGTATGGGGATAATGTGAATGTTACTCAATGGGAAAAGGAATGGGGTGGACAGATTATTCTGTCAAACGGTACCAACAACAGTAGAGGGGTTGCTATTCTTATTTCAAAGAATTCCAACTTTCAGATCGACAGCGTGTACAAAGATGATTATGGTAGGATTGTGATCGTTAACGGTATGCATAAAAATATTGGTCTTTCAATTTGTGGTATTTATGCACCCAATGATTGTATTCAGAAAAAacgttttttcacaaatttggtCAATGTAGTCGATGAAAACTGTGTGTATGAATCCCTTATTATAGCTGGGGATTTCAATTGTACGCTTAATAAGTGCCTTGATAAAAAATCCCATTCAACTGTTGTCGATAATTCCGTCCCATCCCTACTGAAAGTGTTATATCACTTCAGTTTGGTTGATATTTGGAGACAACGCAATCCGTCCCGACAACAATTTACATGGCGGCGTTTACATCCCAGCCCAACTTATAGTAGaattgattatatttttatctctaaaaatcttATAAGAGACACAAAGACTGTAGACATCAGACCTGCTTTGAAAACTGACCACATGGCagtgtattttgaaatgaatgtgAAGAATAATGACAGAGGTCCTGGTGTTTGGAAATTCAATAAGTATTTACTGCAAAAGGACGACTATGTCAATAGAATTCGTCGTCTCCTTACAACTTGTGgtactaaatatcaaaatgttgatGCCAAGGTTAGATGGGATTTAATTAAGAAGGATGTTAAAGAGTGTACCATCACTTACTgtcaaaatacaacaaaaaataataacatccTTATCCAGAGTTAGAGAAACAACTGCATATAGCAGAAAAAAACATGATTTATGAGCCATCAGATGTTAACATTGAGACTTACGCAACAATTAAACAGCGTTTAGAAGATTTGTATACTTTACGTGCTGAGGGTGCGCAAATACGCTCCAGGGCACGATGGGTAGAAAAGGGAGAAAAAAGCACCAAGTACTTTTTGGGGCTAGAAAAGTCAAACGCCTCTAAAAAGGAATTAATGTCCTCCATACTTCTGATGGTAATTATGTCACAGACACTGACGATATTCTTGATGGGCAGAagaaattttatcataatttatacAAAGCAAGACAAAGGGATACGAATTTAAATGATTTTCTTGGAGATACACCTGTTCCACAACTGTCAAATGATCAGATGAATATTTGTGAAGGCGAGTTATCTGTTAGAGAATGTTTTAAAGCATTATGCAGTATGCCTCAAAACAAATCCCCAGGCTCTGATGGGTTGACTGTGGAATTTTATCGTTTTTTCTGGAATgatatttgtgattttgttttgtcatcCTTAAATGAGAGCTATCGGAGTGGAGCACTTTCGTTATCTCAGAAACGTGGTGTTCTTACACTCCTATTTAAGAAGGGTTCTGAAGATGATCTCAATAATTGGAGGCCGATTTCTCTTTTAAACAttgattacaaaattgctacaaaagccCTCTCTAATCGTCTGAAACTTGTCCTCCCATCGCTGATCCACAGTGATCAAACAGGATACATGAAGGGGCGTTTTATTGGTGAGAATGTCAGACTCATTGCTGACATCTTTCATTATTCAAAGAAACACAACACTGGAGGTGTAGCCATTTTTATTGACTACGAAAAGGCTTTTGATAGTGTCAATTGGGACTATCTTGATGAAACATTACAACGCATGAATTTTGGGCGTTCTTTTCGTCAATGGGTGAAAACGTTCTATACCGATATTCAAAGTTGTATCTTGTATAAAGGTTGGTGCTCTAGTTACTTCAAGCTAGAAAGAGGGGTCCGTCAAGGATGCTCACTTTCAGCTTTATTATTTGTTATTGCAATTGAAATGTTGGCATGCAAAATCAGGCATGATAAGAACATAAAAGGGTTTCGTTTACCATCTCATAATGACCAAGTTAAAGAAGCAAAGATTTCTTTACTTGCAGACGACACAACTGCTTTTGTTCAGGATATTACCTCTGTAAAATCTGTTCTCACTGTAATGGAAGAATTTCACGATTGTAGTGGTCTGAAGTTGAATAAGAAGAAAACCAAGGCCTTTAAGTTGGGCGCATTACAACTTTGTAATGACACGGTTGGCGATATTAGTTGGACAAATGACCCCATCAAAACCCTGGGGGTCTATTTTGGTTATGACGATCTGTTGTGTAGAAAACTGAATTGGACAGTAAACTTAATTCTCTGGAAACAATTTTAAATACATGGAGAAGACGACAACTCACAATTTATGGCCGTATTCTTGTCACTAAATCTCTTGCTATTTCACAGATTTTGTATCTTTCATCAGTTATTGGCATTCCAAGCGATGTATGTTGTAAAGTACAAAGTCTTGTTGATAGTTTTGTTAAACGGAAAAGAAGAATTTCTAACAAACTTATTCAAAGTGATTACAAGCTTGGTGGTGTTAGACACGCAAATGTAAAGTGTCAAGTCGATGCCATGTTGGCTTTGTGGGTGAAAAGATTGATAAATTGTAAAGATGTGACTTGGTCTGTTTTACCATGGTCGTATTTTCATTTAGATGCTACTAGTAACCTTCTACACCAGTTTACAATTTGGAAGACGATTCCAGAAAACATATTACGTATTCTTCCAGATTTCTATGTAAATGTGTTAAATGCATGGTTTGTAGTGAACCGCAATGCTAGTCTGACTGGTAATCAGGTTCTGTTAGGTTGGTCCTCCAAATTCCGTTGTTTTTACGCAATTCGCACCGCAGGGGATGATTTTAATGTACGTCTCTGTAATTCTATTTCTCCACTTCATAAATTAACCTGTAAAGCATTGTA comes from Ptychodera flava strain L36383 chromosome 8, AS_Pfla_20210202, whole genome shotgun sequence and encodes:
- the LOC139138505 gene encoding GTP-binding protein Di-Ras2-like isoform X1, translated to MAAGSRRTGGTRDNGLDIWQPRDKLPKDRSIRLRVMPEQSNDYRVVVFGAGGVGKSSLVLRFVRGTFRESYIPTIEDTYRQVISCNKNVCTLQITDTTGSHQFPAMQRLSISKGHAFILVYSITSRQSLEELKPIFDVICEIKGDIDGIPIMLVGNKCDEACREVSTKDGADIAKQWGCAFLETSAKTNFNVKELFQDLLQLEKRRTMSLQLESKKSKSQKRREKLKGKCVVM
- the LOC139138505 gene encoding GTP-binding protein Di-Ras2-like isoform X2 — protein: MTVTKKSTSVTLPKDRSIRLRVMPEQSNDYRVVVFGAGGVGKSSLVLRFVRGTFRESYIPTIEDTYRQVISCNKNVCTLQITDTTGSHQFPAMQRLSISKGHAFILVYSITSRQSLEELKPIFDVICEIKGDIDGIPIMLVGNKCDEACREVSTKDGADIAKQWGCAFLETSAKTNFNVKELFQDLLQLEKRRTMSLQLESKKSKSQKRREKLKGKCVVM
- the LOC139138505 gene encoding GTP-binding protein Di-Ras2-like isoform X3 yields the protein MPEQSNDYRVVVFGAGGVGKSSLVLRFVRGTFRESYIPTIEDTYRQVISCNKNVCTLQITDTTGSHQFPAMQRLSISKGHAFILVYSITSRQSLEELKPIFDVICEIKGDIDGIPIMLVGNKCDEACREVSTKDGADIAKQWGCAFLETSAKTNFNVKELFQDLLQLEKRRTMSLQLESKKSKSQKRREKLKGKCVVM